Proteins from one Staphylococcus saprophyticus subsp. saprophyticus ATCC 15305 = NCTC 7292 genomic window:
- a CDS encoding peptidoglycan recognition protein family protein, whose protein sequence is MLKIFLLFVSLILTSVIFAPTTYATNPLINFNESHSAVMTQTTKINDTLLNANQPSQNKDTSTLINYPDVNQYIIQNNINHSNVIKDSRMNTLPKLPYKYGTYKGVVIHEVGEDNRTLQQWVDRMYDTYNTAFVHAFVDNKEIHLTAPSEYYVWGAGKATNPYFYQIEVVRAYTFDDFARSVNNQAWLAAYMLKQNGLTPSFADKNKGIGTIISHNAVRQYWGGTTHVDTIAYYGKWGYDMQQFFKLVTYHYNHM, encoded by the coding sequence ATGTTAAAAATATTTTTGCTGTTTGTCTCCCTAATTTTAACGTCAGTTATTTTCGCTCCTACTACTTATGCCACAAATCCGTTAATAAATTTTAATGAGTCTCATTCTGCTGTGATGACACAAACTACTAAAATAAATGATACATTACTAAATGCGAATCAGCCTTCCCAAAATAAAGATACTTCAACACTTATTAATTACCCCGATGTCAATCAATATATAATTCAAAATAATATAAATCACTCAAACGTGATAAAGGACAGTAGAATGAATACACTTCCTAAATTGCCATATAAATATGGTACTTATAAAGGTGTTGTCATTCATGAAGTAGGCGAAGATAATCGAACGCTACAACAATGGGTTGATCGGATGTATGACACATATAACACTGCCTTTGTACATGCATTTGTAGATAACAAAGAAATTCATCTTACCGCACCATCTGAATACTACGTTTGGGGTGCAGGCAAAGCGACTAATCCATATTTTTATCAGATAGAGGTTGTGCGTGCTTATACATTTGACGACTTTGCAAGATCAGTAAATAATCAAGCGTGGCTTGCTGCATATATGTTAAAACAAAATGGTTTGACCCCTAGCTTTGCAGATAAGAATAAGGGGATAGGTACAATCATTAGTCATAATGCAGTAAGACAGTATTGGGGAGGTACGACACATGTTGATACTATCGCTTATTATGGAAAATGGGGATATGATATGCAACAATTT